The following are encoded together in the Ranitomeya imitator isolate aRanImi1 chromosome 4, aRanImi1.pri, whole genome shotgun sequence genome:
- the LOC138674408 gene encoding E3 ubiquitin-protein ligase TRIM39-like, translating to MASAGLEKELNCSICLTLYKDPVTLRCGHNFCRACIDQTLNTQDESGVYSCPTCREEFRERPALEKNRTLCKEVENFLSIRGEKASILCTYCVDSPALAVRSCIHCEASLCDGHLKDHSKGPEHVLTDPCTSLQTKKCSVHKKILEYYCIDDATCICESCGLIGDHKEHNIDSLDDAFEKKMEKLKNVLQKLIAKRNKTERSVRNLEEQRRKAQDKTSRETRRVTALFVGIRRRVDELEKKVLSEISIQGEQTSHSLSDVIQNLEIKKDELSRKMRDIEELCNMTDPLTVLQHPDSSDLCDPEENKGGHDGDDGGAKLISHVSHTLSAVIRAVNVTYVQEPEIIALNVNTAHNILLVSDDLKTVTWSEINHNGPETAERFQEHPQVMSRRGFSSGRHYWDVEISKSRGWRVGMCYHSMDRWGHQSLIGSNNKSWGLYGGMFFGNQYSITHDRNEMLLHHYNSTDGVRICLDYEARQLSFYELCDPIKHLHTFTATFTEPLYAVFYLCEGSIKLLGRSNN from the coding sequence ATGGCGTCTGCAGGCCTTGAAAAGGAGCTGAACTGCTCAATCTGTCTGACCCTGTATAAGGATCCTGTAACCCTTcgatgtggacacaacttctgccgggCCTGTATTGATCAGACCCTGAATACACAAGATGAGTCTGGAGTTTATTCTTGTCCTACATGTAGAGAAGAGTTTCGGGAGCGGCCGGCACTGGAGAAGAACAGAACTCTGTGTAAAGAAGTGGAGAACTTCCTGTCTATTCGTGGGGAGAAGGCCTCAATCCTCTGCACTTACTGTGTGGACTCTCCGGCACTTGCTGTTAGATCCTGTATACACTGCGAGGCTTCTCTGTGTGATGGTCACCTAAAGGATCACAGCAAAGGACCAGAACACGTCCTCACTGATCCCTGCACTTCTCTACAGACCAAAAAATGTTCTGTCCATAAGAAGATCCTGGAATATTACTGCATTGATGACGCGACTTGTATATGTGAGTCCTGTGGTCTGATTGGAGATCACAAGGAACATAACATAGACTCTCTAGATGACGCCTTTGAAAAAAAGATGGAGAAATTGAAAAATGTTCTGCAGAAACTGATCGCAAAAAGAAATAAAACTGAGAGAAGTGTCCGGAATCTGGAGGAGCAGAGGAGAAAAGCTCAAGATAAGACCTCTAGAGAAACCAGGAGAGTCACTGCTTTGTTTGTAGGCATCAGGAGACGGGTGGACGAGCTGGAGAAGAAGGTCCTGAGTGAGATCTCCATACAGGGAGAGCAGACCTCACATTCTCTATCTGATGTAATTCAGAATCTGGAAATAAAGAAGGACGAGCTGTCGAGGAAGatgagggacattgaggagctgtgtaacatgaCGGATCCACTGACTGTCTTACAGCATCCTGACTCAAGTGACTTGTGTGATCCTGAGGAGAACAAaggaggacatgatggagatgatggggggGCAAAGCTGATCTCGCACGTATCGCACACATTATCTGCTGTGATAAGAGCTGTGAATGTGACCTATGTGCAGGAGCCTGAAATCATAGCACTGAATGTAAACACGGCTCATAATATTCTCCTTGTATCGGATGATCTGAAAACTGTGACCTGGTCAGAAATAAACCACAATGGCCCGGAAACAGCAGAGAGATTCCAGGAACATCCTCAGGTGATGAGCAGGAGGGGATTTTcctcaggacgacattactgggatgtggagATCAGTAAATCAAGAGGCTGGAGGGTGGGAATGTGTTACCACAGTATGGACCGGTGGGGGCATCAGTCACTTATTGGCTCGAATAACAAGTCCTGGGGTTTATATGGAGGGATGTTCTTTGGTAATCAGTATTCAATAACCCATGATCGTAACGAGATGCTGCTACATCATTATAACTCCACTGATGGAGTCAGGATCTGTCTGGATTATGAGGCCAGGCAGTTGTCCTTCTATGAACTGTGCGACCCCATCAAACACCTGCACACCTTCACTGCCACCTTCACCGAGCCCCTCTATGCTGTGTTTTATTTATGTGAAGGTTCTATCAAGTTATTGGGGAGGAGCAACAATTGA